A window of the Sphingobium sp. CAP-1 genome harbors these coding sequences:
- the glmS gene encoding glutamine--fructose-6-phosphate transaminase (isomerizing), with translation MCGIIGIIGKDDVAERLVDGLKRLEYRGYDSAGVATVHDGAIERRRAEGKLNNLVRELAAAPLPGTTGIAHTRWATHGAPTTSNAHPHATGEVALVHNGIIENFKPLREELIARGRSFDSQTDTEVVAHLVSELVEQGASPTDAVRQVLPRLHGAFALAIAFRSHPDMLIGARLGSPLVVGYGDGETYLGSDALALAPLTQRIAYLDEGDWVVITKDGAEIFDKDNNPVERPVTISGVSGAMIDKGNHRHFMQKEIYEQPVVVAQTLKAYLQRMDDRVSLPIPDFDLSAIRRVTIVACGTSFYAGMVARYWFEQFARVPVDLDFASEFRYREPVMEEGGLALFISQSGETADTLAALRYARAQGQKIAVVVNVPTSSMAREADLLLPTHAGPEIGVASTKAFTCQLAVLAAFAANLARAKGRLSAKDEKEIVRHLAEAPAAINGALAYDEAIEAMAHHIVPARDVLYLGRGTDYPLALEGALKLKEISYIHAEGYAAGEMKHGPIALIDELVPVICIAPSGPLFEKTVSNMQEVQARGGKVVLISDYDGVQAAGEGCLATITMPKVHPLIAPMVYAVPVQLLAYHVAVLKGTDVDQPRNLAKSVTVE, from the coding sequence GACAGTGCCGGCGTCGCCACCGTCCATGACGGCGCGATCGAGCGCCGCCGGGCCGAGGGCAAGCTCAATAATCTGGTCCGCGAACTGGCGGCCGCGCCGCTGCCCGGCACCACCGGCATCGCCCATACCCGTTGGGCCACCCATGGCGCGCCGACCACCAGCAACGCGCACCCCCATGCGACCGGCGAAGTCGCGCTGGTCCACAATGGCATTATCGAGAATTTCAAGCCGCTGCGCGAGGAACTGATCGCGCGAGGCCGCAGTTTCGACAGCCAGACCGATACCGAAGTGGTCGCCCATCTGGTGAGCGAACTGGTGGAGCAGGGGGCGTCGCCCACGGATGCGGTCCGTCAGGTGCTGCCGCGCCTGCATGGCGCGTTCGCGCTGGCGATCGCCTTCCGCAGCCATCCCGACATGCTGATCGGCGCGCGGCTGGGGTCGCCGCTGGTGGTCGGTTATGGCGATGGTGAAACCTATCTGGGGTCGGACGCGCTGGCGCTGGCGCCGCTGACCCAGCGTATCGCCTATCTGGACGAGGGCGATTGGGTCGTCATTACGAAAGACGGCGCGGAGATTTTCGACAAGGACAACAACCCTGTCGAGCGGCCGGTGACGATCAGCGGCGTGTCGGGCGCGATGATCGACAAGGGCAATCATCGCCATTTCATGCAGAAGGAAATTTACGAGCAGCCGGTCGTCGTCGCGCAGACTCTGAAAGCCTATCTGCAACGGATGGACGACCGGGTGTCGCTGCCGATCCCGGATTTCGACCTGTCGGCGATCCGCCGCGTCACCATCGTCGCCTGTGGCACCAGCTTTTACGCCGGCATGGTCGCGCGCTACTGGTTCGAACAGTTCGCCCGCGTGCCGGTGGATTTGGATTTCGCGTCCGAGTTCCGCTATCGCGAGCCGGTGATGGAGGAGGGCGGCCTGGCCCTGTTCATCAGCCAGTCGGGCGAGACGGCCGATACGCTGGCGGCGTTGCGCTATGCGCGGGCGCAGGGGCAGAAGATCGCGGTCGTGGTCAACGTCCCCACCAGTTCGATGGCGCGCGAGGCGGACCTGCTGCTGCCGACTCATGCCGGGCCGGAAATCGGCGTCGCCTCGACCAAGGCCTTCACCTGCCAGCTTGCCGTGCTGGCCGCTTTCGCCGCCAATCTGGCGCGGGCCAAGGGCAGGCTGAGCGCGAAGGACGAGAAGGAGATCGTCCGCCATCTGGCCGAAGCGCCCGCGGCGATCAACGGCGCGCTCGCCTATGACGAGGCGATCGAGGCGATGGCGCATCATATCGTGCCGGCGCGCGACGTGCTGTATCTGGGCCGGGGGACCGACTATCCGCTGGCGCTGGAAGGGGCGCTGAAGCTCAAGGAAATCAGCTATATCCATGCCGAAGGCTATGCCGCCGGCGAAATGAAGCATGGGCCGATCGCGCTGATCGACGAACTGGTGCCGGTGATCTGCATCGCGCCGAGTGGGCCTTTGTTTGAAAAGACCGTCAGCAACATGCAGGAAGTGCAGGCGCGCGGCGGCAAGGTGGTGCTGATTTCCGACTATGACGGGGTGCAGGCGGCGGGCGAGGGATGCCTTGCCACCATCACCATGCCCAAGGTCCATCCGCTGATCGCGCCGATGGTCTATGCCGTGCCGGTGCAGTTGCTGGCCTATCATGTCGCGGTGCTGAAGGGCACGGATGTCGACCAGCCGCGCAATCTGGCCAAGAGCGTCACGGTCGAGTGA